The Candidatus Neomarinimicrobiota bacterium genomic sequence CCGTCCTCGTTCGCCGTTGCCGGGATCGCCGCGTTGGTGGTGGCCCTGGCAACGATCAGCTACCAGGTGCTGCGGGCCTCAGTGGCTGACCCGGTGAACTCCCTGCGCTACGAGTAGCCCCGAGGCTGACAGTAGCAACCCGGCTGCCTGTTGGCGCGGCGGCCATGGCACATCCTCGCCCAGCAGTCCTGAGTGGTCTCGTTCAGGTGCTGGGCCAGGTCCTCGCGCGTCGGCGGAAGGTCGATTACGGGGACTAAGCGGGCCTGGACTGAGGGGGCTATCAGGGGCGGGTGTAGACCGACGTGAAGTTGCCCGGAAAGGTGCCGTAGAGACGGTCGTTCGAAATGGCGCCGTCGAGTTGGGCAGGGTTCTCAAAATAGACGGCGTTCCAGCCAGCCACCTGCATGACATAGTGAAGGCCCGGCCTGAGGCGTGTCTTCTGCACCTTGCTGACGCGGATTGAGCCGTCGCCGCCGCGGGTGCTCTGCTGGTATTGGAGGGTGCCCGTCGGGAGCCTGTACGTGAAAGCGTAATACTGCAGGCCGGCGGCGAGCGCATCTGCCCTGGCAACCTCCACCAACCGGTCCTCGAGGGTTTCAAGAGCTACGTCATCAACCCTGAATTCACCGTGCGCCATTTGCAGCCATTCATAGAGTCTGTCCAGCAGCTGGTAGGACTGGTTGGATGGTGCCTCCCACTCGGAAAGCCAGATGATGATCGTAAAGAGCGACGTTTGCGCGTCTGCTGCGGGTGCCACCGTCCTGACTTTGCCCACCAGGACCACGGTGTAGGCGCCGTCTTCGCCATAGCCGTTATCGATTATCTGGAAACCGGGGAGCAGGACAGCCTCGGCCTGGGTTTCCACAAAGTCGTAAACCGTCTGAAAATTTTCCACGGTCGTGGTGGACTCGATGCGGAGGCCAGCCATTTCGCAGGCTTGGCGCTTGGCGTCCAGAATGGCCTCCAGCCGGTCTTGCTGGACGCCGTCGCGGCTCGCGTCGCTGATGCCCTTGACGGCGACGTCGGTGATGTCCTGGCCGTGGAGGTCAGCGGCTGAGACGGCCAACAAAATAATCAGCGGCGATATCATGGCACCTGTCCCGGAAATGGGGAACCAGGTGGGAAGTTAGGGTCGCCGCAGGGGAAATGGGCCACCCGGGGCACCCGAAGCGTTGGAAATTCGCCGGGGCGGGAGTAGCTTGGAGCCCTGTCGCCAGGCCTGATGGTGGTCTGGGGCGGAAACATGTTTCACCATGGCCATGTCTGCCTTAGGCGGGGGCGAATTCAGGGCTGTCCCCATGGTCCGGAACCCTCATACTTTGGGAGTCTGCTCATGGATCGTATCCACCTACTTATGAAGGGAATCATGCTCGTGGCACTGTCGTGCTCACCGGGGCCCAATCCGTTGCTGACACCGTACGGTACCCCCTTCGACGTAGCTCCGTTTGACAAGATTACCGAAGACCACTACATGCCGGCGATAGAGGAGGGTATGACCCAACAGCTGGCGGAGATACAGGTCATAGTGGTTAATGAGGCTGAGCCCACTTTCGCCAACACCATTGAGGCGCTGGAGTTTTCGGGGTCGACGTTGGACCGGGTGTCGGCAGTATTCTTCAACCTGGAGGGGGCCAACACCAACGAGCGCATGCAGGAACTTGCCCGGCAGATATCGCCGCTGCTGTCAGGGCACGACGACGAAATTCTGCTGAACAGCCAACTGTTTGAGCGGGTGCAGGCGGTATGGTCGCAGCGGGAGGAGCTGGATTTGGACGTGGAGCAGGCGACCCTCCTGCGGGAGACCTATCGCACCTTCATACGCAACGGCGCGCGATTGGATGAGGCGCAAAAGGGGGAGCTGACCAAGATCAACCAGGAGCTCTCCAAGCAGTCGGTGGCGTTTGGCGAGCACATTCTGGCTGAGAACAACGCGTTCGAACTGGTGATCGGCGACGAGGAGGAACTGGCGGGACTGCCAGAGAGCAGCATCAGCGCCGCCGTTGAGACGGCCGGGGAGCGGGGGCACAAGGACAAATGGGTTTTTACCCTGCACAAGCCAAGCCTGATTCCATTCCTGCAGTACTCGGCTGTGCGGGCTTACCGGGAGCGCATCTTCAAGGGCTACATCATGCGCGGCGATAACGGCGACGAGAACGACAATAATGTGATTGCCGCTAGAATGGCGGCGTTGAGGGTACGGCGGGCGAACCTGTTGGGATACCCCACGCATGCAGCCTATGTGCTGGAGGAAAATATGGCCAAGACGCCGGAAACGGTGTACGGCCTGCTGGATCAGCTGTGGGCCCCGGCACTGGCCAAGGCCAAGCGGGAGGCGGCGGAGTTCCAGGCCATGATCGACGCCGAGGGGGGCGGCTTCAAGCTGGAACCGTGGGACTGGTGGTATTACGCCGAGAAGGTGAAGAAAGCCAAGTACGATCTGGATGATGAACAACTGCGTCCCTACTTCGAGCTGGAGAACGTGATCCAGGGGGCTTTCGAGGTGGGCAACCGGCTGTGGGGCCTCACATTTGAGGAGCGTTTCGACCTGCCGAAATACCACGAGGACGTGCGCACGTTCGAGGTTAAGGACAGGGACGGGTCACACCTGGCCGTCTATCTGGTGGACTATTACCCCCGGGCCAGCAAGGGGGGTGGTGCGTGGATGAACTCCTTCCGCAAGCAGTCCAAGGTGCGTGGGCAGCGAGTGACGCCCGTAATTTATAATGTAGGCAACTTCACCAAGCCCACCGCCGACAAGCCGGCGCTAATCACCTTTGAGGAGGCCAAGACCCTATTCCACGAATTCGGCCATGCGCTGCACGGCTTCCTGTCGGACGTCACCTACAACAGCCTGTCGGGAACGGCGGTGCCGCGGGACTTTGTGGAGGTGTTCTCCCAGGTGATGGAAAACTGGGCCTCGGCGCCGGAGGTGCTGAAGTTGTATGCCCGACACTACGAGACGGGCGAGCCCATCCCGGATGAGCTCATCGCCAAGATTACGCGGGCAAGCACCTTCAACCAGGGGTTCGCCACGGTTGAGTACCTGGCGGCGAGCTACCTGGACATGGATTGGCACAGCCTCACCGATACGGCGGCGCAGAGCCCGGCTGACTTTGAAGCTATGTCGCTGGATCGGATCGGCCTCATTCCGGAAATTGTAACGCGCTACCGGAGCCCGTACTTTTCCCATATCTTCGCTGGCGGCTATTCCGCAGGCTACTACGGCTACATCTGGGCGGAGGTCATCGACGCCGACGCCTTCCAAGCCTTCAAAGAGACGGGCGATATCTTTGACCCGGCTACGGCGCAGTCGCTGCGGGAGAACGTGCTCTCGCGGGGAGGCACCGAGGAACCCATGACGCTGTACAAGCGGTTTCGGGGACGGGAGCCGGAGATTGAGCCGCTGCTGGTGCGCCGGGGATTGGACTAGGGGGTGGCCTGATCAGGCACGTTTTGTCCCGAGATTCACTCCATTGATTGACCGTCCCATCAACGCTTGTATATGGTACCCCCCTTCATAACGAAGGCGACTTGCTCCATGGCGGTGATGTCCTCCAGGGGATTGCCGCGGACCACCACCAAGTCGGCGAGCATGCCCGAAGCGATGATGCCCCTGTCGTCCACGCCCAGCAGGTCGGCGGCGTAGACCGTGGCGGTGCGCAGGGCCTCCAGGGGCGACATGCCGGCCTCCACGTAGGCAGCAAACTCCCGGGCGTTGTCGCCGTGGGGGTAGACGCCCGAGTCGGTGCCAAAAACGATCATCACACCGGCCTCGATGGCAGCCTTGATGCCGGCGGTGCCGTGGGCGTGGGCAGCCACCTTGATGCCGTGGCGGGCGGCCTCCTCAACGAAGGCCCGCAACTCATCGGCAGCGTACTGCTGGGGCCGACGGATACCTCGTACGAGAGGACGCTGGCGGTGGCGCATATCTTGATGACTTTGGCGCCGTGTTTGGTCTGGTAGCGCACCGCCTTAACCACTTCGTCAATGCCGTCGGCGACGCCTTCCTCGGGGCCAATCTCCAGAATGCCGGGGGCCCAGCCGGTGGCGTCGCAATGGCCGCCGGTAATACCGAGAGAATGGCCGGCGGGAAAGATGCGGGGTCCGGGGAGGAGGTCCTGGTCAAAGGCGCGCATAAGGGCAACCTCGGAGAAGCCTCTGGAACCCACGTTGCGGACGGTGGTAAAGCTGGCCATGAGTGTGAGACTGCCGTTGCGGGCGCTGCGCAGGGCCTCGTCCAGGGCGGTCTCCTTCACGGCCCGGATAAAGGACTCCTTGCTCAAATCGTAACCCAGGTGGGTATGCATGTCCATGAGGCCGGGCAGGAGGGTTACGTCGCCCAGATCGATGACCCGGGCACCGGCGGGAACCTGGCCACCCACGGAGCGGATGCGGTCACCCTCGATGACCATGAGCTCCTGGGCCGGAGCGAGGGTGGCCAGCAGCAGAGCGGCCGGCAGCAGTCATCGAGGGGACGAGACGTGAAGCATGGCTGGAATCCTTATCTGAGTGGTTGGTGGGGATGAATTAAAGGTCATCGACGGAAGGGTATATGCAAAGCCCCCGACACATGGCCGGGGGCTTTATTGAAGCTGGGCGCCAGGCGCCGAAGTGCCTCCTAGATTGCACTGGCGGAGGCCGGCGCCCAATGTATGTTAGACAAAGGACCACCTCCTTTCGTTGGTTCAGCGAAACAATCCGTAGCCCAATTTAACACCGGCAGGGGACGGGTCAAGGGCTCAAGTAGAGCTGGTAAATGGCTAAGGCGAACCCAGCGAGGAGGTAGCCACAAGCAACAGGACGGCGGCAGCGAGGCCCCAGGTGCGGCCGAATGTCGGGCGATGCCTGCCAAATTGGCCGACAGCCGTGGTTAGTATGGGGGCCGCTCCGCCAGCCTCCGTGACTGCCGCATCGGGGCATGTTACGTGCTTAGATTCCGAGCGTTAATAAGGAGATCGATTGTGCATCGCGCCCTTGTATCCACCGTCCTAATTCTGATCCTGAACGTCGTTCAGGCCGGCGACCGGGGCACGGATCTGTCCCGCGTCCGCAGCGAGCGCCTGACCGTGCTGCTGCCGCGCCTGCTGGCGGAGAAAGACATTGACTGTTGGCTCACCTTCACCCGGGAAGGGGCCACCGATCCCCTCCTGAAGCGGTTGGGTAGCAACCGCATGGTGGCGCGGGCGGCGCTGATCTTTGCCCGCTCCGCCGATGACGGCTACCGGCGCATCGCCATCGCCGCCTCTTACGATGTGGAGCCGCTCAACGCCAGTGCCCTGTATGACACCGTGATTGCCTACCGCAGCGAGGGCATCCGGCCTCATCTGCAGACGGTGATTGCCCAGCTGGCACCGCGGACCATCGCCGTGAATTTTTCCCGGGACGTGCCCATGGCCGACGGATTGTCAACGGGGATGCTGCATTACCTGGAGGAGGTGCTTCCGGGCTACCGGGAGCGGTTCGTTTCTGCGGAGGAACTGATCATTTCGCTGTTCAGCCGCAAGCTGCCGGCGGAGATTGCGGCCACCCGGGAGGCTGCGGAGCGTACCCAGATGATCCTGGCGGAGGCTTTGTCGCGGAAGGTGATCAAGGCGGGGCGGACGACGGAACTGGACGTGGCCAACTACTTGCGCAGGCGGGCGGCAAAGCTGGGGATGGAGGAGTCGTGCATGAGTATCGTGGCGGGGCCGCAACGGGGGCACTCGGATCCCTCGGGGCGGGTGATTCAGCGAGGGGACCTGGTACGGGCGGATGTCTGCTTCAAGGTGCGGGGCTACTCCTGCGACATCCAGCGCACGGCCTACGTACTCAGAAAGGGGGAGACGGAGGCGCCCGCGTATGTGGAACAATTATGGGCGGACGCCCGGGCGGCGAACCGGGCGGCGTTGGCCGTGCTGAGGCCGGGTGTCACCGGCAATGAGGTGGACCAAGCGGGGCGGTCGTACCTGGAGAGCCACGGCTTTGAGGGTTACCCCCACGCGGCGGGGCACCCCATCGGGCTACAGGTGCATGACATCGGCCCCCTGCTGGCGCCGGACTGGCCCGACCGCTACGGCAACCTGGGATTCTTTCTTCTGGAGACGGACATGACGCTGGCGGTGGAGCCACTGCTGTATACTAACGAGCCACGTCTTGGGGGTGCCATCAACGTGGGCATCGAGGAGAACGTGGTGCTCACAGAAAACGGCTACCAGGTGCTGGGGCAGCTCCAGGAGACGCTGTGGATAATCAAGTAGGGGCGGAGGCCAGACCGGGTGTGAACAGCTCACCCGCGACGGCACGGGCCCCCGAGTTATCCAGCAGCAAAGACCGGGCATAGGCGAGCACGTCCCGCAGAATCTCAGGCAGAAGCTGGTAATAGATGGTGGGGCCCTCGCGGTAGCTGGTGACCAGGCCGCCATCCTTGAGTTTGCGGAGCTGGTGCGAGATGGCGGAAGTCTCCATGGCGAGGATATCGGCCAGGTCGCATACGCAGAGTTCGCGTGCGTAGGCCAGACTCAGCAGCAACCTGAGGCGGGTAGGGTCGCCCAGCAGGCTGAAGCACTTTGCCTGGGCTGGCAGCTCGTCCAGGCCGGAGAGGTGGCGCTGGGTGCTCTCAAGCACCGGGAGGTTCACTTTGGAGCTTGCGCAGGTGCGGTCAATCATGATTCGATTCCTTCCAAAAAAATGGTCACATATCGTTAGCGCTTAAATCTTAGTGTCAGGTTCAGACCTGCGGCGGTCTGCTGGCTACCAGTGAGGCGGGTCCATAAGGGGCCGCTGAGCCGCACCACGCCGGAGAGGGTCTCGGTGAGTTCCAGATCGAATCCAGCGCTGCCCTCCAGCCAGATGCCACCGGAGTTGGGCGCCGGCGACCCTTCCCACACATCACCCCCTTCCCGCCTGATTCCCAAGGTCAGGTAGGGATAGCTGCGCCACAGTCGGTGGGTATGGCCGATGGCATGCAGGTCGATTCCTAGGCGGCTTCCGGGCTGGAAGCCCTGGGCGCTTTTCGGTGAGCGAGGCCGGAAGCGCACCAGCAGCCCTGTCACCCAGGGGTGCTCCGAGCGGCGCCACCACTCGCCGTAGAAGATGGCGCTGGCCGTGCCGTTGCCCAGGGCGAAATGGCGGTGGTCCACGGTGTCGGCCCCGGCTGCGAAGGGGTTGGCGGCGTAGCTGGGGGCGGTGGGCAGCACCAGGGTGAGGCCCAGGAAAAGTCGTTGACCGGGGCCAAAGGGGGTATTGGTCACCACATAGCGTAAGCCCAAGCGCACATCGCGCAGGCCCTGGATGGTCTCATTGCGGTGGTGGGCGTCCTCCTCGTGGGCAGACTGGGACCAGCGCACATAGGGCAGGATGACCAGGGCGTTTACCCGGGGGCTGAGGCCCAGCATGCCGAACAGCTGCACCTCCTGGACGGCAGCGCTGCCCAGGTGGTCATTGCCAGACGTGCCCCCTGGCGCCTCGGCAGTGAGGCGGGTAGCGCCGAGGCCGATGCCCAGCAGCAGGCCGCCCGGCTCCAGTCCAATGCCCTCAGTGGCGCTCCCGACCGGGAGCGTGGGGTTGCTTCAGAGGGGTCACTGGCCCCGGAGGGGGCTGAGTACCAGCAGCAGCGCCAGGAAGGGGAGCCGCCAGCGGGCCAGGCCGGCAATGCGCCGCGCCACCATCAGCGGTCCGCCTTGGCCGCGCCCTTGACCACCTCACTGAGAGTCGGGTGGAGGTGAATAGTCATGGTAATGCGGTCCAGGGTGCCGTGATCGTGCGTGGCGACAGCCACCTGGTGAATGAGCAGATCGGCGTGGGGACCCAGAATGTGACCGCCGAGAATTTCGTTGCTTCTTGCATCGATGACCAGTTTCACCATCCCCTCGGTCTCCAATATGGCCAGAGCCCAGCCAGCCGGTCCCCGGAACCACGCCCAGCGGCGCTGCCGATAAAGGCTCCCCGGCGATCCTCCGAGGGGACTTGGAGCCCCAAGTCGGCATCAACGGCACCAGCGAAACCGAGAACGTGGGCAGTGTTGACACCGGCAACGTTCATGTTGTGGCTCCAGAGTTGTCGGTCACTAGGCCCCCGGCGGCGAAGGACCAGGTGTCGCCCCTGCCGATGATGAGGTGATCGTACACCCGCACGTCGATGCCACGGCAGGCGTCGTCGAGCCGCAGAGCGAGACGCAGGTCGGCGGGGCTAGGCTCAGGATTGCCGGCAGGGTGGTTGTGGACGAAGATCACCGCCGCGGCTTTACGGTCGAGGATGAGTCTGAGTGCGTCGCGGGGATGCACTCCGTCGCCATCCGGAAGGCCATCGGACAGTGCCACCAAGTCAATGACCTCATCGCGGTCATCCAGCAGGACCACCAGAAACTGATCGAACCGGTTGCGGCTGAGGTGCTCCGTGAGGCGCGAGAGGAGCCGTGGTGCGTGGAGAAAAGGGGCTGCTAGGGTGGCATCAGTGTGGATCATGGGTGAGCTCTTAAAGGCTTAATTACTTATTTGATTATATGTTCAAATAATAAATAAAGCAAGAGTTCCCGGGTTTATTCTCTGGTCAGGTCGCTCGGCGGACTGAAGTACAGCTTACCGCGGAAGGAAACGGGGAATCTGCGGTTATAGCAAATTGTGATCAGCGAAAGAGAAGTGCTCGTTGCCGCCGATGATGAGGTGGTCGTGCACCTTTACATCAATGGTTTCGCAGGCGCGCTTGAGGCGTTTGGTGAGTTGCAGGTCCTGCTCGCTGGGGGTGAGGTTGCCGGAGGGGTGATTGTGGACGAAGATCACTGCCGCCGCGTTGCGCTCCAGGATAAGTCTGATAACTTCGCGGGGGTAGACGGCGCTGCTTGCGAGACTGCCCTCGAAGAGGGTCACTAGATCGAGGACCTGGTTGCGGCTGTTGAGCAGGATGACCATAAACTGCTCCAGGTTGCGGTTTTTCAGATGGTGAATCAGATAGGAGAGCACTTGGCTAGCGGTTTGAATATAGTCGCGCTCGATGACGCCCTCTTTCAAATAGCGCCGGGCAACGGCCTGGACGAGGCGCAATCCGAAGATGTTGCGGTCACCTACCCCTTTCACAGATTTGAGCAGGCTGGGGCGGGCATCGAGGACGCCGCCGAGAGACTTGAACCGGACGAGAAGGGCCTTGGCAGTGGGTTTGTGGTCGGGACGGGGATCGGCCAGTTTCAGCAGAAGTTCGATGACCTCGTAGTCCAGAAAACCATCCAGGCCGTTGGACAGAAAACGGTTGCGCAGGCGGGCATAGTGCCCACCCTTCTGGCCCGCACGGGTGGCCGGGCTTTCCCTGCTGCTGCTGGCTGGCATGACTGGCGGGGAAATTTGCATCTGTTCCCTGCCCTTTGCAACTCTCGCGGCGGGGTCATAAATTGCCATCCATGCCGCGACCGGGCCTCCAATTCCTATTTCATATCCTGCAGAGTGAGCAGTCCATTCTGGCGCGCACCGACCAGAAGGCCTACACCCTGCTGTCAGTCCTGGGGGTGTTCATGGTCTTTTTCATTGCGTACTACCGAATGATGGCCATCAATATGCTTATCGTTACCCTGCTGACGATCTATTTCGCGGCCGGCTTTCTGGCGATCTACAGGCTGGTGCGCACCATTCAGCCGCGCATTAGGGGGGTCGCGACTCCAAAGGAGACTGGCAGGGGCCGCGCCGACCCCACCTTTTTTGGTGGTATCCGGCTGTTCACAACTAGCGACGACTACTTCGACTACCTGAAGGAGATGGAGGATGACGAGGACGAAATCCTGAGATTGCTCAGCCGGCAGGTGTACGCCCTGGCGCACCTGAACTGGGAGAAAAACGGCCACCTGCGCAAGGGGATGCAGTACTTTGTGGTGGCCATCAGCACAGAGTTGGTGATGATCCTGTCAACGTTTGTGAAAATGGGGCTGGACGCCCTGTCCACCCAGGGCTAGCGGAAGGAGCCGCCGCATGCCGAAGATTGTATCGTACCGGAAGAACAAGGGGCTGACGCGGACCACCAGCATGAAAGTGGTGCGGCGCTTCCGGTGGAGCATGGCCCACCGCCTGACCCACGGCTACGAAGGGCGCTGCGCGTCACTGCACGGCCACGAGTACGAGGTGGAGGTGACGGTGGCCGGCGAGGTAGACGGCATGGGTCTGGCGGTGGACTTTGCCGATATCAAGCGGGTGTGTCAGGGGTGGATCAAGGAGCACCTGGACCACACCACCATCGTGTCCAGCGAAGACAGCTCGCTGCTGGCATTCCTGAAAACCGAAGCGCAGCGCTATTACGAAGTGCCATTCAACACCACGGCAGAAAACCTGGCGGGGCACCTTCGGGAAGTGCTGCAAAAGGAGCTGGACCGGGCATTGGAGCGGCCCCTGTCGGTAGCGCACATCCGGCTGCTGGAGACGCCCAGCAGTTGGGTAGAGCTGCCCTAGGTCCAGCGGCGGGCCACGCTGGGAACCACCGGATAATGGATTTCACGGACCAGGTGGCACTGATCACCGGAGGCTCGCGGGGCATTGGCGCGGCCTGCGCGCGGCAGTTTGCCGAGGCAGGGGCGCACGTTGGGCTGGTTTATCGCAGCCATGACGAGGAGGCCCGGGAGGTGCAGGCGGCGGTTGAGGCACTGGGCCGGAAGGCGTTGCTGCTACAGGGCGATGTTGCCAGCCTAGATACCGCACGGGATCATGTACAGCAGGTCGCGGCGGCCTTCGGGCGGTTGGACGTGTTGGTCAACAACGCCGGCATCTGGACCGCGCTGACCACGGGGGAGGGCGATGAGGTGGAGTGGGATCGCACTATGGCGGTGAACCTGAAGTCGGTATTTAACTACAGCGATTCGGCAGTCCCGATGATGCGGTCGGCGGGCCGGGG encodes the following:
- a CDS encoding M3 family metallopeptidase, translating into MKGIMLVALSCSPGPNPLLTPYGTPFDVAPFDKITEDHYMPAIEEGMTQQLAEIQVIVVNEAEPTFANTIEALEFSGSTLDRVSAVFFNLEGANTNERMQELARQISPLLSGHDDEILLNSQLFERVQAVWSQREELDLDVEQATLLRETYRTFIRNGARLDEAQKGELTKINQELSKQSVAFGEHILAENNAFELVIGDEEELAGLPESSISAAVETAGERGHKDKWVFTLHKPSLIPFLQYSAVRAYRERIFKGYIMRGDNGDENDNNVIAARMAALRVRRANLLGYPTHAAYVLEENMAKTPETVYGLLDQLWAPALAKAKREAAEFQAMIDAEGGGFKLEPWDWWYYAEKVKKAKYDLDDEQLRPYFELENVIQGAFEVGNRLWGLTFEERFDLPKYHEDVRTFEVKDRDGSHLAVYLVDYYPRASKGGGAWMNSFRKQSKVRGQRVTPVIYNVGNFTKPTADKPALITFEEAKTLFHEFGHALHGFLSDVTYNSLSGTAVPRDFVEVFSQVMENWASAPEVLKLYARHYETGEPIPDELIAKITRASTFNQGFATVEYLAASYLDMDWHSLTDTAAQSPADFEAMSLDRIGLIPEIVTRYRSPYFSHIFAGGYSAGYYGYIWAEVIDADAFQAFKETGDIFDPATAQSLRENVLSRGGTEEPMTLYKRFRGREPEIEPLLVRRGLD
- a CDS encoding amidohydrolase family protein — translated: MAAHAHGTAGIKAAIEAGVMIVFGTDSGVYPHGDNAREFAAYVEAGMSPLEALRTATVYAADLLGVDDRGIIASGMLADLVVVRGNPLEDITAMEQVAFVMKGGTIYKR
- a CDS encoding amidohydrolase family protein, translating into MVIEGDRIRSVGGQVPAGARVIDLGDVTLLPGLMDMHTHLGYDLSKESFIRAVKETALDEALRSARNGSLTLMASFTTVRNVGSRGFSEVALMRAFDQDLLPGPRIFPAGHSLGITGGHCDATGWAPGILEIGPEEGVADGIDEVVKAVRYQTKHGAKVIKICATASVLSYEVSVGPSSTLPMSCGPSLRRPPATASRWLPTPTAPPASRLPSRPV
- a CDS encoding aminopeptidase P family protein, coding for MHRALVSTVLILILNVVQAGDRGTDLSRVRSERLTVLLPRLLAEKDIDCWLTFTREGATDPLLKRLGSNRMVARAALIFARSADDGYRRIAIAASYDVEPLNASALYDTVIAYRSEGIRPHLQTVIAQLAPRTIAVNFSRDVPMADGLSTGMLHYLEEVLPGYRERFVSAEELIISLFSRKLPAEIAATREAAERTQMILAEALSRKVIKAGRTTELDVANYLRRRAAKLGMEESCMSIVAGPQRGHSDPSGRVIQRGDLVRADVCFKVRGYSCDIQRTAYVLRKGETEAPAYVEQLWADARAANRAALAVLRPGVTGNEVDQAGRSYLESHGFEGYPHAAGHPIGLQVHDIGPLLAPDWPDRYGNLGFFLLETDMTLAVEPLLYTNEPRLGGAINVGIEENVVLTENGYQVLGQLQETLWIIK
- a CDS encoding winged helix-turn-helix transcriptional regulator is translated as MIDRTCASSKVNLPVLESTQRHLSGLDELPAQAKCFSLLGDPTRLRLLLSLAYARELCVCDLADILAMETSAISHQLRKLKDGGLVTSYREGPTIYYQLLPEILRDVLAYARSLLLDNSGARAVAGELFTPGLASAPT
- a CDS encoding JAB domain-containing protein; its protein translation is MIHTDATLAAPFLHAPRLLSRLTEHLSRNRFDQFLVVLLDDRDEVIDLVALSDGLPDGDGVHPRDALRLILDRKAAAVIFVHNHPAGNPEPSPADLRLALRLDDACRGIDVRVYDHLIIGRGDTWSFAAGGLVTDNSGATT
- the radC gene encoding DNA repair protein RadC — translated: MPASSSRESPATRAGQKGGHYARLRNRFLSNGLDGFLDYEVIELLLKLADPRPDHKPTAKALLVRFKSLGGVLDARPSLLKSVKGVGDRNIFGLRLVQAVARRYLKEGVIERDYIQTASQVLSYLIHHLKNRNLEQFMVILLNSRNQVLDLVTLFEGSLASSAVYPREVIRLILERNAAAVIFVHNHPSGNLTPSEQDLQLTKRLKRACETIDVKVHDHLIIGGNEHFSFADHNLL
- a CDS encoding 6-carboxytetrahydropterin synthase, which encodes MPKIVSYRKNKGLTRTTSMKVVRRFRWSMAHRLTHGYEGRCASLHGHEYEVEVTVAGEVDGMGLAVDFADIKRVCQGWIKEHLDHTTIVSSEDSSLLAFLKTEAQRYYEVPFNTTAENLAGHLREVLQKELDRALERPLSVAHIRLLETPSSWVELP
- a CDS encoding SDR family oxidoreductase, whose product is MMDFTDQVALITGGSRGIGAACARQFAEAGAHVGLVYRSHDEEAREVQAAVEALGRKALLLQGDVASLDTARDHVQQVAAAFGRLDVLVNNAGIWTALTTGEGDEVEWDRTMAVNLKSVFNYSDSAVPMMRSAGRGAIIHVSSTAGQRGEAGHSHYAATKGGIIAYTKSLAVELAPEIRVNAVAPGWVDTPMNAGTFADAGFLAEVTATIPLGRIPPPEDIAGPILFLASDLARHITGEILNVNGGAVLSG